A DNA window from Halarsenatibacter silvermanii contains the following coding sequences:
- a CDS encoding class III extradiol dioxygenase subunit B-like domain-containing protein, protein MKIAGGLFPHPPIIIPEVGGQKRFEAEKTIDATRDLAREMSEADPQLIIFSGPHGQARGEEVTVLQKERLSGDFSQFNTPEVELSVESLPEKISELNDTARSEGWSISSLDDPVSAQLDHGVLVPLYFLREAGLSQDIPWIIINVAFWSPEKLFGFGQFLNEFFGDEDVLFVCSGDLSHRLKPGAPGGYDPHGEKFDRKLMELLEQERIHDIIDLDSQLREKAGECGYRPLLIALGFCQNENLNVEVKSYQGPFGVGYGVAGFYN, encoded by the coding sequence GCTCTTTCCTCATCCTCCGATTATAATACCGGAAGTTGGCGGCCAAAAGAGGTTTGAGGCTGAAAAAACAATCGATGCCACCAGAGATCTAGCCCGGGAGATGTCAGAAGCTGATCCTCAGTTAATAATCTTTTCGGGACCTCATGGTCAGGCTCGGGGCGAGGAAGTTACTGTGCTCCAAAAAGAAAGATTGAGCGGTGATTTCTCTCAGTTTAATACTCCCGAGGTCGAACTCTCGGTAGAGAGCCTTCCCGAAAAAATTTCCGAATTAAACGATACTGCCCGCTCTGAAGGCTGGTCTATCAGCTCACTCGACGATCCAGTTAGCGCTCAGCTTGATCATGGCGTGTTAGTTCCCCTTTATTTTCTGCGCGAGGCCGGCCTGAGCCAGGATATACCCTGGATAATAATAAATGTGGCTTTTTGGTCTCCGGAAAAGCTGTTTGGTTTTGGACAGTTCCTGAACGAATTTTTTGGAGATGAGGATGTTTTATTCGTATGCAGTGGCGATTTATCTCACAGGCTTAAGCCTGGAGCTCCGGGAGGATATGATCCCCACGGCGAAAAATTTGATCGAAAATTGATGGAACTGCTGGAGCAGGAAAGAATACATGATATAATAGATTTGGACAGTCAGCTCAGAGAGAAAGCCGGGGAATGCGGCTACAGGCCGCTTTTAATTGCGCTGGGATTCTGTCAGAACGAAAATTTGAATGTAGAGGTAAAATCTTACCAGGGTCCCTTCGGCGTGGGGTATGGTGTTGCTGGTTTTTATAATTAA
- the amrA gene encoding AmmeMemoRadiSam system protein A codes for MDELDFSPTRLARNVLENYLERGKIPELPETEIKAGAFVTLKKAEHDELRGCIGTIEPSTDLVTKEIAKNAVSSATNDPRFPSVSREELDNIKISVDILGKKEPVNDVSKLDPERYGVVVEKGQKRGVLLPDLEGVDTASRQLEIACRKAGISPGELDDIQASIYRFLVRRYEEEF; via the coding sequence ATGGACGAACTGGATTTTTCACCGACCAGATTGGCCCGGAATGTTCTCGAGAATTATTTGGAACGCGGAAAAATACCCGAGTTGCCGGAGACAGAAATAAAGGCAGGAGCTTTTGTCACTTTAAAAAAAGCTGAACATGATGAACTCCGGGGTTGTATTGGTACGATCGAGCCTTCTACCGATCTGGTAACTAAAGAGATTGCCAAAAATGCTGTCAGTTCAGCCACTAATGATCCTCGTTTCCCTTCTGTTAGCAGGGAGGAACTAGACAATATAAAAATTTCTGTCGATATTCTCGGCAAGAAGGAACCCGTTAACGATGTTTCCAAACTCGATCCTGAAAGATATGGGGTCGTTGTTGAAAAGGGCCAGAAAAGAGGAGTGCTCCTGCCCGATTTAGAAGGGGTGGATACCGCCAGTCGACAGCTGGAAATAGCCTGCCGCAAAGCCGGGATAAGCCCCGGTGAGCTTGATGATATTCAGGCGAGCATCTATAGATTTCTCGTCAGAAGGTACGAGGAGGAATTTTAA
- the amrS gene encoding AmmeMemoRadiSam system radical SAM enzyme, giving the protein MNSEVEREAEHYKSVNEDELICELCPHSCRLASGDKGICRVRENQSGRLYSLNYGQVTSAAMDPIEKKPLYHFQPGTSTLSLGTWGCNLTCSFCQNWRISQGNPTARNYSPAGIVELALDKNSSTISFTYSEPIVWYEFIEDTAPLADEHDLDLILVTNGFINRSPLKKLIPHISACNVDLKAMNADFYRQNCGGGDPEHVRRTIEELFSAGIHVEVTYLLIPGENDDREELIELCEFLQELNPGIPLHISRYFPRHQFKRQKTPDETLKGSYELASSMLDHVYLGNIDLPDVRTTFCPDCGAEVIDRSYYNLKNKLQAGNCPDCGAEIYGVF; this is encoded by the coding sequence ATGAACTCGGAGGTTGAAAGGGAAGCAGAACATTATAAATCGGTGAATGAAGATGAACTGATATGCGAGTTATGTCCTCATTCCTGTCGGTTAGCTTCTGGAGATAAAGGAATCTGCCGGGTGCGTGAAAATCAGAGCGGCAGACTTTATTCTCTCAATTACGGACAGGTCACTTCAGCTGCTATGGACCCGATAGAAAAAAAGCCCTTATATCATTTTCAACCCGGGACTTCGACTCTCTCGCTGGGCACCTGGGGCTGTAATTTAACCTGCAGTTTCTGCCAAAACTGGCGTATAAGTCAGGGAAATCCTACCGCAAGAAATTATTCTCCGGCTGGGATAGTCGAGCTGGCCCTGGACAAAAACAGTTCCACAATCTCTTTTACTTATTCGGAGCCGATTGTCTGGTACGAATTTATAGAAGATACTGCTCCTCTTGCAGATGAGCATGATCTGGATTTAATTCTTGTTACCAATGGGTTTATAAACCGCAGTCCATTGAAGAAGTTGATACCTCATATTTCTGCCTGCAATGTCGATCTCAAAGCGATGAATGCAGATTTTTACCGGCAAAATTGTGGCGGGGGAGATCCTGAACACGTTCGGCGGACAATCGAAGAATTATTTTCTGCAGGCATACATGTTGAGGTCACCTATCTTCTGATCCCCGGAGAAAATGACGATAGGGAGGAGCTTATCGAGCTCTGTGAATTTCTGCAGGAGCTCAATCCGGGTATCCCATTGCACATATCCCGCTATTTTCCCCGTCACCAGTTCAAAAGGCAAAAAACACCGGATGAAACTCTCAAGGGAAGTTATGAACTGGCCAGCTCGATGCTGGACCATGTTTATCTTGGGAATATTGATCTCCCGGATGTTCGCACAACCTTCTGTCCTGACTGTGGGGCTGAAGTTATTGATCGTTCCTATTATAATTTGAAAAATAAGCTCCAGGCGGGGAATTGTCCGGACTGCGGTGCTGAAATTTACGGTGTTTTTTAA
- the glmM gene encoding phosphoglucosamine mutase: MGSYFGTDGVRGVANEDLTPELALKLGKAGGDLLLKKAAPEISREEARVIVGKDTRISGDMLFGALMAGLAAVGIDVVNAGVVPTPAVAFMTSRSRALGGIMISASHNPVADNGIKFFDAEGFKLSDEEEDEIETLLEEELDRAAPDQVGRRFEADEALIDDYLESLKEAAGIDLSELNAVLDCAQGAAHNLGPRVLKELGVGCKVLNDEGRGDLINVKSGSTDPDRVKKSVVNSKADLGIALDGDADRCLLIDENGKEVDGDRILSICALDMIENGGLNKNRLVTTKYSNLGLRELLSRKGASVEFAASGDKYVLEKMKREDLNLGGEKSGHIIFLDHNTTGDGLLTALKVMSVMVRQNISLSDLSSRFSPWPQKLINIRVSRKNEWSDNEEINREISRAEEDLSDGRVFVRASGTEPLVRVMLESRDEEKIKKWQERLEAVISRELN; the protein is encoded by the coding sequence GTGGGATCATATTTTGGAACTGATGGAGTCAGGGGAGTGGCTAATGAGGATTTGACTCCCGAGCTGGCGTTAAAGCTGGGCAAAGCCGGGGGAGATCTGCTGCTGAAAAAAGCCGCCCCGGAAATCAGCCGGGAAGAGGCCCGGGTAATTGTGGGGAAGGACACCCGTATATCTGGAGATATGCTTTTTGGAGCTTTGATGGCAGGTCTGGCTGCTGTTGGAATCGACGTGGTGAATGCTGGAGTAGTTCCCACTCCGGCTGTAGCATTTATGACATCCAGGAGCAGGGCTTTGGGGGGGATAATGATTTCCGCCTCTCATAACCCTGTGGCCGATAATGGTATTAAATTTTTTGATGCGGAAGGCTTTAAACTCTCCGATGAGGAAGAAGATGAAATAGAGACTCTGCTGGAGGAGGAATTGGATAGAGCTGCTCCCGATCAGGTAGGCAGAAGGTTTGAGGCAGATGAAGCTTTGATTGACGACTATCTGGAGAGCTTAAAGGAGGCTGCTGGAATAGATCTCTCAGAACTTAATGCAGTTCTCGACTGCGCTCAGGGAGCGGCTCACAATCTGGGCCCCCGTGTTTTGAAAGAGCTGGGGGTGGGTTGCAAAGTGCTTAATGATGAGGGCAGGGGGGATTTGATCAATGTGAAATCCGGTTCTACTGACCCCGACCGTGTGAAAAAAAGTGTTGTCAATTCAAAAGCTGATCTGGGTATTGCTCTCGACGGTGATGCCGACAGGTGTCTTCTCATAGATGAAAATGGCAAAGAAGTTGATGGGGATCGGATTTTGAGCATCTGCGCACTCGATATGATTGAAAATGGCGGTTTGAACAAAAACAGGCTGGTCACAACTAAATACAGCAATCTCGGCCTGAGAGAGCTGCTTTCCCGGAAAGGTGCTTCGGTCGAATTTGCTGCCAGCGGCGATAAATATGTGCTGGAAAAAATGAAACGAGAAGATCTTAATCTGGGCGGAGAAAAATCCGGTCATATAATTTTTCTTGATCACAACACTACCGGTGATGGACTTCTTACCGCTTTAAAAGTAATGTCGGTAATGGTGCGCCAGAATATATCTCTGAGTGATCTGAGCAGCAGATTCTCACCCTGGCCACAAAAACTCATTAATATCAGGGTCTCCAGAAAGAACGAATGGTCAGACAATGAGGAGATCAACAGGGAAATTAGCAGGGCTGAAGAGGATTTAAGTGATGGCCGTGTTTTTGTCAGAGCCTCGGGCACAGAACCTCTGGTAAGGGTTATGCTGGAGAGCAGAGATGAAGAGAAAATCAAAAAATGGCAGGAGCGGCTGGAAGCAGTAATTTCCCGGGAATTAAATTAG
- the acpS gene encoding holo-ACP synthase — MIIGHGVDIVEIARVENILNRFPDRFMSRVFTEEEKKYCRNQVVPAESFSARLAAKEAVYKALSPEIDILYWQEIEVVCFPEQIGIPKLKLRGETENLEKRLGIKNWHLSLSHEREYAAASVIAEGGD; from the coding sequence ATGATAATAGGTCACGGGGTGGATATAGTTGAGATAGCCCGTGTTGAAAATATATTAAATCGCTTCCCTGACAGGTTTATGTCCAGGGTGTTTACCGAAGAAGAGAAAAAATACTGCCGTAATCAGGTGGTACCGGCTGAAAGTTTTTCAGCCCGCCTGGCCGCTAAAGAGGCAGTGTATAAAGCGCTATCTCCTGAGATTGATATTCTTTACTGGCAGGAAATAGAAGTTGTCTGCTTTCCCGAACAGATCGGCATACCTAAGCTGAAGCTGAGGGGAGAGACAGAAAACCTGGAAAAACGCCTGGGAATAAAAAACTGGCATTTAAGCCTGAGCCATGAAAGAGAGTACGCAGCAGCTTCAGTCATAGCTGAAGGAGGAGATTGA